Within the Triplophysa dalaica isolate WHDGS20190420 chromosome 2, ASM1584641v1, whole genome shotgun sequence genome, the region aaaggaGACTTTACATCAAGATAGAAACATTCCAGTGAAGCAATGAACTGAAGACAGTCTAAGGTTCGCCGAAATGGAGAACAGTGATGTGTTTAGCTGTATGTATGTCAGGTATGAGTGTCTGTTTTACAGGCCTGAACTACACACATGTTACTTCAAAATAGTTTTGCTTGGCTTGAATCTTACCGGGTTTGAGTTAATTTTCTTGTAATAGACTTAAAGAAACAATAAGCAAGACGTTTCAGAGTCTTTTATTTATACTCGTTGAGATTCTTTTCATATGCGTCAACAGCacaaaaggttgtgggttcggtTCCCAGGGAATGCACGTATAACTTGAATGTACTTTAAGTCTCTTTGGAAAAAAGGACATCTTGGTCATTTGACAAGTTTAAAACTGAATAATATTAAAGACACACCTCAGTATCTCTAGATGACAATTTGTGTTCTTGAGAGCATctgagatcagcttcactcctgaatcctgaagatcattgttactcacaTCAAGCTCTCTCAGAGGAGACTTTGAGGATTGAAGAGCTGAAGACACACTTTCACAGCAGGTGTCATTGAGTCCACAGCTGCTAAATCTGTAAAACAAATCATATGTTTCTTCAATTTATTTGACTTTGAAAAGACGAATGAAGGACAAATCTCATAGTTTGTCTCATACAGATGGATTTGAAGTCATCTTCAGGTACTCACATGGCCTTTCTGCAGCATCTCACAGCGGAGATCAGTCGCATATACCCTGCCGGAGATGTCTCGTACAGCTTCGAGTTGAACTCGTCCAGCACGTCCCCTGACATCACGATCATGTAGGCCAGAGCTGAGCACATTGAGGATGATTGGTGTCTTTCTGGAGAGACATCGGGATTTCCATACGTCTGAATTTCCGTAAGTAGTGAGTAGTCCTTTAACTCACTCAAACAAAACGTGAGGTTGGTTGAGGCTTCAGATGACTTGTGCTTCTTGAGAAATTGTATGATGTATTGGATGGTTTCTCTTATGCTTTCTCTGCTATCTTCAGTGTCAGTGAGTAGACCTTTTAGCAGTTTCTGATTGGATTCCAGTGAAATGCCCAGTAGAAAGCGCAGaaacagatccagatgtccTTTATGACTCTGCACCGCCTTGTTTACCGCTTCCTTCAGTAGGTCATGCAGTAAGATATAATCCTGTCGTTCTTCgaagaaaaaaacaagttcattcACGTTCCTGGTCACATAGCAGAAGAACACGTGCAGCGCGGCGAAAAACTCTTGAACACTTTGATGAACGAAGCGGAAGACCCTCCTCTCGTGAAGACCAGCTTCCGTCTTAAAGATCTCAGCAATTATTCCTGTGTTCTCAGAGAGTTCCCTCACATAAATACCACATTCTTCAAGATCTCCATCACAAAATATCgtgttttctttcttcagctgttcAAACGCCAGCTTGGCCAACTTCAAAACTATCGCTCTGTTGGTATCTAAGAGCTTTGTGTGATCTCTTTCCAATTCTTCGTCGTACTTCTGGTTCTTCAAGTTCATCTGAATCAGCAGAAAGTGAATGTACATTTCAGTCAGCGTTGTGCGGATGTCCTCACTGTTGTTCTTTATGAGAATATCGCGAAGCACGGTGGCAGCCATCCAACAGAACACAGGGATGTAGCACATGATGAAGAGACTTTGAGACGCCTTAATGTGAGAGATAATTTTACAGGCTTCATTCTCATCTTTGATTCTCTTTCTGAAGTATTCCTCCTTCTGCAGATCGGTGAATCCTCGCACCTCGGTGAACAAACCTACGAACTCAGGAGGAATCTGATTGGCCGCGGCTGGTCTTGAGGTGATCCAGTTGAGAGATGATGGAAGCAAGTTTCCTCTGATCAGATTTATAAACAGTCCATCTATGGATGATTTGCAATTTACACTATTCAGAATTGTACTTTTAAATTTCAACGATAGTCGACTCTCATCAagaccatcaaagatgaacagAAGCTTACGATCATATAACATTGACTCGCTTAGATCTTTCATTTCAGGATAAAATGTCTGTAGAAACTCATGAAAACTGATCTCTTCATCTTTAATCTGGTTAATCTCTCCGAAAGGAAACAGGAACATGGCGTCTATGTCCTGATTTGTGCTTCCTTCGGCCCAATCCAGAATGAATTTGCGCACAACAAAAGTTTTTCCAATGCCAGCGATGCCTTTGGTGAGCACAGTCTTGTTCTCCTCCCTTTGCCCAAGCGAACAGAAAATATCATTGTAGTTAATTGGTTTATTGTGAGATTTGTGCTGTCTTGCACATTTCTCAATCTTTTGAATCTCGTGTTCGTCGCTGAGATCCTCAATATCCGCCTCTGTGATGAATAGCTCTGTGTAAACATTCTTCAGGTGTACTTTAGGCTTTTTCTTGCACTCAAAAACGcgttctgtttttctcttcatGTTGGC harbors:
- the LOC130436835 gene encoding LOW QUALITY PROTEIN: NACHT, LRR and PYD domains-containing protein 3-like (The sequence of the model RefSeq protein was modified relative to this genomic sequence to represent the inferred CDS: substituted 1 base at 1 genomic stop codon) — its product is MASVAWKLVETLDELETDKLKRFKWHLKQSESVLSDKLENADITDTVDQMLECFGEDGAEKITCDILKKMKCMQLAEQLETKHREVPRRSVVVSSPVCSEISFGVNAETGASVNAPFISGNTFTGPVQMHYKDQQTPLVQEAARKHRTQAGPSVLQILLQSFCPYQTDEFVLRKFLKNHKANMKRKTERVFECKKKPKVHLKNVYTELFITEADIEDLSDEHEIQKIEKCARQHKSHNKPINYNDIFCSLGQREENKTVLTKGIAGIGKTFVVRKFILDWAEGSTNQDIDAMFLFPFGEINQIKDEEISFHEFLQTFYPEMKDLSESMLYDRKLLFIFDGLDESRLSLKFKSTILNSVNCKSSIDGLFINLIRGNLLPSSLNWITSRPAAANQIPPEFVGLFTEVRGFTDLQKEEYFRKRIKDENEACKIISHIKASQSLFIMCYIPVFCWMAATVLRDILIKNNSEDIRTTLTEMYIHFLLIQMNLKNQKYDEELERDHTKLLDTNRAIVLKLAKLAFEQLKKENTIFCDGDLEECGIYVRELSENTGIIAEIFKTEAGLHERRVFRFVHQSVQEFFAALHVFFCYVTRNVNELVFFFEERQDYILLHDLLKEAVNKAVQSHKGHLDLFLRFLLGISLESNQKLLKGLLTDTEDSRESIRETIQYIIQFLKKHKSSEASTNLTFCLSELKDYSLLTEIQTYGNPDVSPERHQSSSMCSALAYMIVMSGDVLDEFNSKLYETSPAGYMRLISAVRCCRKAIFSSCGLNDTCCESVSSALQSSKSPLRELDVSNNDLQDSGVKLISDALKNTNCHLEILRLALCNLTVESSKSLSSALQSSNSPVRELDLSNNDLQDSGVKLISDTLKNTNCHLQILRMAMCNLTDQCCESLSSCLQSSKSPLKELDVSNNYLQDSGVKLISDALKNTNCHLQILRLSGCMVTDEGCCYLASALSSNPSHLRELDLSYNHPQHSTLQLLAYQDDPNHTLKILNVDHGVEFRIKSGLQKYAYDLTLDPNTANVHLVLSEENRKITRVIESQSYPDHPDRFDGCLQVLCGESLTGRSYWEVDWSGREADVSVSYKGICREGRNNDCWFGYNKKSWSLICSPYRFTACHNNKKTFISAPAPPSNRVGVXLDCPAGTLSFYSVSDTHTLTHLHTFNTTFTQPLYAGFGVYFNSSVSLCKMTTL